The genomic stretch GTTTTAGAGTTTATTCTCTGTGTATGTTCTTtgtgtataataatattttttattctttttttttaaggcaacCTGGTTCATATCAACATCAAATATTGCTGGTTTCATGCATATAAACATTGTATGGGTGTAGAGAAgcatcttttcttttgtattgaataatagcaaaataaaacactgtATTCCACACGGTGTAACCCTATAGTGTACGTAGTCGTGGAGATCTCATTCTCAAGCATTCTGTCACATATAAGGCAGCTTTAATGGCTACTTTATCCTTGAGGTTCTTACACAGCAGGTGAACCTTAAAACGAGAATCTACGATAGAAAAATTTCATGTAGAGATGAATATTTAGGATTTATTCATAGAAAGAGGTACAGGTCTCCCATGCTTCTGTAATCATACTGCTCACCATTAGTATTAATGGTAGTTTGGTTAAAGCAAAAAAACAGCAGTTGGCACAGCAGTTGGCTTTTTATCCATTTTTGCTTTCTGATTCCAAAATCtcctaaaatatttaacttaCATGTAAAGGCTTCATACCAGCAGTCCTTATACCAAAAGATATGAATGGGCTTTAGGGTGTTGAAAACATGAATATACATGTGTAAAAAGTGGGTGCTGATTTATGCTTGATCCCGATGTCTTTTTTGCTCCTCGGCTTAGACACTGCATTCTATCATGAGGTTGGCAGAAGACAAcataagtttgtttgttttttaatggtAATTTTCATGTACCTTTTCATCTTTGTCTTACAAATGCCTTTGCTTTTTAGCAATTTGGTTagcaattttctgtttgtgttcttCCAGAAAAAGCTAATGGCCTTGCTGCTACAGAAAACAGCTCGGTATTTAGCACTGTTTCTATAAATAATACAAGCACCCCAGCAGGAACAATAGTTGTCACAGGAGCAAGCAGTGTGGGTAGCAGTATTGGCAACCTTTCTGAGGATAGCAATACACAAGATTCAATTCCTAGCAGCACAGGAGCAACATCACCAGTTACTACAAGGACTCGAAGGCCTTATAGAGGCAGAGGGGGTTATCGCGGAAGGTGGGCCTATTATCACCAGACAGCTCCTttgaggagaaaacaaaaactgaaagagGTGAGTTAGGTGCTTGTTGACTAAAACTTAATGCAACTGTATCCTCATTCAGCAGTCATTTACAGTGCAGTGAACATAGATATATGTGCTCTGTTTGCACTGCTGAAGTATATAATAGAGAAACAGTTAAAGGGGGAAAATCTTGGACAAAAAGTTTCTATCTTTGACCTTTTTGACGGCATTTCCTATTTAGATTTACACCACAATTGCTGAAAATGACTGTGTGcaagcaaggaaaaaaattagCGTATATGCTGTATAATTTAGATGGTAAGAGACATGTCATTTTCATAAACTTTAGGCTTGAAGTACTTTTATGCATATTTCACATGATGCcaaaatttatcaaaaaaatgaaagataagtATTtatataaggaaaaaaattaaatattatcctggtttttttttttttagttactcGTTTTACTTAAATCTAATAATAGTTTACTTAATCTTACTTTACGCTATGTTCTATGTTTTACAGAGCCAAAAGTTAACAGTAGTGCATTAAGAAAGCATATATGCAACCATATTTGTACATAGCAAAACATGGTAAAGTAAAATAATCTGAGCTTTTGTCTTTGACAGTTGATTAAAACATGTGAGGATGAGGACCTTATGGAAGTGGTGCTCCCTCGGTTAGTCAAGGTCATTACACCATGGGAGTTTATGCTGATGAAGATTGAATCTGATGGTTCAGCTCAACCCCGTGTGGATCAGATATATCGTGAATTTTACGCTTTGCATAAGCATGTCCGTCGAGTATGTCAGGAATGCTTACACCCTTCATCGTGCAAACAAAATGGTCTTCATGGAGATAACAGCAAGGACAGCACTGTGCACATGCTAAAGGTAAGATTGTTAAAATAGGATAATGGCAAGGGAATGTGCTTGTAAATGTGGGATTTTTCCTCTAAGTTTTGACCTAGTTTTTAACACTATTTTTGATGTTTCAGCTAGAAGATGCAGCTGTTGCCCAGTCCTTGGGATTTGAGACTGGTATGTATGAAGTGCGGGAAATGCCGGAACATGAGCAGAGTCCCTTCCGATATAAGTATCTCACATCTGATCCTAATGGACCAGCAGGTACTCCAGCAGAGAACCGCACCATTCAGGTAGTTACTCCAGAGGAACTTGTTTCACAGCAGCCCAGCAGGCGTCAGAAGGTTACATCTCTCCTGAACCCATCTGGCACCACAGGGTTGGTTCCGGCCACTGTGACTGCAAGTTCTCTTTTGACATCCATTGCATCTAATCAGGCTCTTACTGGAAATGTAGTTAAGCAGGAGCAATCAAAGACTGGCATAATGCACAGTGTAGCAATACAGCATCACGGGACTCCAGCAAAACAGTctcaaagacaacaacagcaaaggtTAATATTACCTGGCTCAAGTGTGTCCATTCTGAACACTGCCAGCCGAACTGTTTCCCCCCGCAGTGTCACAACTGTTGTTCCTGCCAACCAACAAGTCATCATGGTGAAGTCAGCCTCCCTTCATTCACCACAGATTTTGGCAGTCTCTTCTCCTGGCGTTTCTTCAAATCCACCAAGCTCGACTGAAATCCCACTTTCCCAGGCAGCAAATTTGGTGACTGTAGTTCCATCTACCCTGACCTCTAACTCGTTGTCTCTCTTGCAACAGACTTCATGTGATGTGACTTCTGATATTTCTTCCATGGCTCCAGTGGACTTCATGGATACTAGTGGAGATAGCCCAGTCAGTTCTGTGTCTTGTTTGTCTTCGGCCAATAGCAGTGGCGTGATTGCAGTGGTGTCAGGCTCATCTCTGCCAAATGGTTTAGCTGATTCTGAGGTGCTCAATATGTcaggaagaataaaaatcaaCGGAGTGTCTGAACGAGATAGAGTGTTGATGGGTAGCGTCCTGTCAGACATTCCTGCTTCTTCAGATTGTGGTGATAGTGTACTATTGACTTCCAATGCTCAGGATTCCTCCAGCTCTAGTGGTGCAATCAACTCCTTGTCTGAATCAAATACAAATTGTGCTGTGGAGGTCAAATGTGAAAATGGTGACATGTATGCCACTGACAGTTCCTGTCATCTGCAGGTTCTTCAGCAGGAAACAGCAGAGACCACCTTAATAACAAATGTAGATTCATCAGAACATATTACAAGCCTTGATGGTCAACTAAATGGTGATGTGCATCTGATGGAAACTGAAAATTGTGTACAAGACATGGCTTTAGAAGACCCTCACCATCTGATGGTTGAAAATAGTGAGGGACAGGTTGTAGGAGAAGACGAAGGTGAAGGTGTGGTTGTAGCTACGGAACAACAGGCTAGTCTGTTCCAGACAGAGGATGGTATTCTCATTATTCAAAACCCAGATGGAACCACGTTTCAGCTGCAGGGTGCTCAGGGTATTCCATTGGAGACTGTGCAAGCTTTGCTGGCCATGGAGGGTCATTTTGAGTCTGGAGACCAGATTCAGACTGAGCTGCAGCAATAACAAGATTTCATGCCATGCATGGGGTAGTTTATATAGCAATGCTATCATATACCCTGAATAGTTACATAGTTGATGGAGGACCAATGATTACTTGTTGAGGTCCAGAAATCCCTTATGGCAAGGTGCAGCCTTGTGGTGAGGGTGTCCTTTCACATCTGAAGTATCCCCTTGACTCCCTCCCCTTTAACTCCTTAATGTCCTGAATAGCTTTGTGAATGTTTGGATGCTTGAAGAAAGCAGGTATGCTTGAAGATTAGATTTATTGGGTGGTACACTTTTAGTGTGATTATGGGAAGTGATAAGGCTGTTACAAAAAAAGTTGGCTTGTTTTCAGGTTAATTAAATtggttaaaatgttttaaagaattgCAACAATAGTGAAACAAGTATTTTCAAGTATCACACTAAAAGGCATGTTACCAAAGCGTGTTTTATCCAAAAGTAAAAATGCTGATGAAACATCTTGATCTCGAGTTAATTTGGTTGTCTCTTCCACCCatcatttgttaattttaatgtGAGCAGTAATagtttttgtgcattttttttttgtgaggaatGAGACATTTagataatgtttaaaaatgtgttaatggaacaggaaaatgcttttttaatgagttttggCAGTATCTGGGAGGAAAGGATTTTGCATCCCAGTGACATTAAGtagaataaaaactttttttttttaattcgagGCTGGCTTGTTTTGTGAAAACTGCTGTCCTGCCaatttaaattatgaaaataccACATTAGTGGTTTTCTGTATCAATTTTAATTGGTgcttaaaaacataaaactaagAGCAAGCAAGGATTTTAGGtttagggtttttttctgtgtgtttttaaatCACTTAAGTCAGCACACACATGATGGAATATAGCATTTGGTTTAATGTTGTCTTGCCTTGATAGAGAATGAGATATAGTTCCTATTGTATTTGGAAGAAAATGTTGTATTTGGAGTGCAACTGACAATGGCAGCAGTCCTATATTTTTTGGTCGAAAGAATGATTGAAACATTGAGGGAAAAAAGTTGATGGTCAGCTTGTATGAAGGACTGTTTTTTGAGGCAGCATTTGATACCAACCACATTCTATGTATGCATTTATGGTTTTGAGTTCTAGTCAGAACCCATCAACCATATTATAAGAGCTTGTGCCTTTTTCtttatgacattaaaataatgtttaaaaagaaaaatattaaatgtgcaTTAGGCACCATTTTCCCCCAGTATGTTATTGTTACTTTTTATACTGGATAATGCAATCAGTACATGTTACTCATTGtgttaaattaaagaaaaatacatgatCATATGCTTGCTTTTCTCCTTCGTTAATAACTTTATTTGCCCCAGTCTATGTGTGCAAGAATGAAGTTTTTAGAGATTTACATAGCTGATGGGTATGTTAGATGTTGAAAGACTGTAAAGATTGGCTCAAAACCATAACTTGATCCATTAAAAGaggtttgaaaatgaaaatgtgaggCATAACAAGATTATGCAACCATTCTTCTTGGTAAACTTAAGTGCAAAATATGCTACAGTACAAGTTATCAAGAAAGAAGGGCTGTGTCCAAATGAATATGACTAAAGATTTCACATTCTCCCTCCCACACAATACAAATAGTATGCATGCTCTCATAACCAAATAATGTGGTGAAATCTGGAGATGCAAAGCATAGGTagcataaacagaaaacaatttttaggaATGTACAGAATTGTCATTGCCTGTCTTTACTGTTGCAACCTTTCCAAGGAAGGAGATGTGATATTTCTACAATTCTTATCTTCATTCTGTCCTCCATATACCTCTTGAAAAATGTGGGTATACTTTCTTATGTGGGCTTCTATGTTTGAAATTGCTTTTACTCCCAGTTTCTGGCATTCaagattaaaacatttctgaaattttcttttgtcaatTCTGATTCTGCTTGCTTTCATTtacctgtttctttttctttgcggTTTACCATTTGGGTTGGCGTTTATGTTGCAAGATATGAGCATGTTTAAAATACAACTTCTGCACAATTTCTCATAGACAATAAAAATGAGCCTATTGAACTGAATGTGAACACTTACATTTACATCTCTTCTGACACTATTTTCATGTATGAAAATGGTTATTGCCCTTTGCACCTCTACTGAAAGTGAACTAAAACTGATATAAGTTAatgtaaagattaaaaatgtaCTGAACAATTTAAACTAGAAAATTTAATCCAATCCTTTGGTTTGTCTTTCAGCTTTTCACATTCAGCAGTACACCAAGAAGTTAATGAAGTTTTCTTATGTTCAGCTATATGGAATTATTCTTTATCCTAGCAGTTTTTAATGACGAAAACAATTAGATTTTACCACCAGCATTAGTGGGCATACAGTTTTAGctgaattttgtttgaaagtggATTGTGAATGTGAACGTGTAACACATCACAGAACAACTTTTGGAATCATTGATAGCCAGTGCTAGAGATCTTAGCAATTATTAAAGATGTATTACCATAACAGTCTGTCTACTTTGTGTGAAAACAAAGAGGTGTAAAACCCTTTACAAAATGCCTTTGCGACTACTGATGCTCATATTTTTGCACTCTGCATAGAACACAGGTGTTGACTCAGTTTTTGAAAACTAGTATTTGTAAAGAACTTTACATATAAAACTGTAGAATGTGGCCACAGTCTGGTATATATTACATCTGATTCAATCAGTATGTTGTAAATGCTCAGAGTAGTGTGAACAGCCTGAGAATGCTAATTTTTTACTATTGTCTGCACAGTTGTATTCACAGTTAAGATGGAAATTAATAAAGCTGTATTCAGCATTAATACTCAACAAAAAGAGCAACATGATAAGGTTAAGGTACAGTTACAGTTGCAAACATCATCAATGAGAGGGTATAAATTTCAGCTGTGTACTCAGATGCAGTCATGGAAAATCTTACATAGTATTTTACCCAGTATCTGATAATAGTCTAGCAATGAATTACTACTCATAATTAAGTGCTGCTGATCAACCATTGATCTGACACTGAAAGCTATGCCATAAAAGGTTCAAATTATTAAGAATCTTGCTAAATAAAGATAATGCTCTCCTGCACTGTTGTATTATCTCCCTTCAAAATGAgcatattttattctcttagCCTACTTTCCATAATAAGGGAGAGAATGTATGTGGGAGtgtctccctttccatacctgCCACTTACCTACAAATGAATCCTTCAAATCTGCACAGAAAACCACCTCTTCCATGAGCATTACCCCTAACAGTCCACGCTAATTCTTTTAACCGCCTCCCTCCTTTTTcacttattgctactttcctactTTTCTTCCTCTGAAGGGTCATgatattctcagttcttgttgcTTGGTTCTTCGTTGCGTTTTCTATTTGTTGTCAgtcctgttgtttattctgtatgCAGTCTATATCTTATTCTCGTtttaagagctaagagcatgGTCCTTACATATtgagtatgcactatacaaatctttcatttattattgtctgtATGTATATGGTGCACCACTGTTTctagaagtatttaaaaaaaaaatctgttcagtTTTCATCCctatgtaaaatattgtttggtaATCATATTGACAGCTCCACTGGAGGTCAAGTGTATCAATTTAGAAATTAGGGTTCGAGTTAGCAcgaaaatttagaaaagaatGATACTTTATAAAGTCCTTATATTTAACTTTATACATATTAAATCTTTATCGGTAAAAGCCACCATTACTCCACATTAAGAGCAATCTTGcaatccctttttttcttttaaacatttgtgtacaaaaaactttttacatAAGTAATTTTGTTTCCGTATAGTTTTTTAGAATCTGTTCATGTTAAATATTAGTCAGGGTGCAGCaaactttcttgtttatttcctCTTTACTTTTCCTGAAGACCAAAGAGCATAAATTCTGGACTGGGTTGCATAATCATGCATATTTCCTttgctaacacacacacatttttaggATCTGTTTTAGAGAAATTTATGTTCACTTTCATGTATGATGAAGTTATCtagcaaaccttttttttttttaaattacgaTTGTTGTTAGTGTGTATTGTCGTTTTGGTGGACATGATTTTCATCCACATAGCTTATTTTCAAGTTTCATGTATATATCATAAATAACATACATATATGAAAATCATATGCACATAAATATAACTCCTCAAACATTAGCCATCAACATCTTATCCACTTTATCTTTGTTACACTTAATTCTGCATCATTAAAATGCTGTAAAAATATGTGTCAGTCTCATGTCTCAGATGGAACTGGcatttgttttaaactgaaattcCATACAGAGACTTCCACGTCTTAATGTGAAAAGCCAAAACTTTGTGCAAATATTCTCTTGTTATTGCTGATTAAATTAAGTCATAGGCGTATGCTTACAGtgtgttcactttattttttgtgtttattaatgttAGGCCTGAAGAATTTGCAAGTCTTGTTGCATGACTTAGTAATATGACTGTAAAGCGATTCATCTTAAGAAACTCTCATTCTCtttaaaattaatcttaaaTGTGTTCAGCACAGAACTAGAAAAATAATGCTAATTAAACAATTTACGATGTTGAGCTCTTTGAACTGGTAATATGAATCAAGGCTAGAGGTGTTAAAGCAAAGCCTTATCTATCTCCCACACAGTACAAACCTTTCTCATCAAATCTCTTTCTTATCTTGTATCACATGTCTGTAAATCTTAACAAACCAGAAGCCAAAGGAGATTtgggaataaataaatgaggtGAGTTGCATAAAGTCTGTAGGAGCCCATATTGATAGCCCTTTGCTAGAGATAACGCCTTTAGGCAGGGGTTTTGTGTTCTAGAATCACCAATGATCCTGCCTTATAGTGCTGCTTTATTACACTTGAAAGCttcaaattttacatttacatttggaaaaaatagAGATGAAAAACACGACATAATCAGCTTATTAAAGCAACTCTATCATTATATATCACTGTGACATACTTCTTCCTCCACTCATAAGCTAACATTCAgtgaagccaaaaaaaaaatttttttaatgcaaaactGTCATCTGTGACCTGTTTCAAAGAGAAGACTTTCCAGCAGATCATTACAGTTTAAATAGGGCTCATGTGACCAGGCAGATAAGTAAAACATGAGCGTGTTGCGAGTCTCTGCATGGGCTACAAACTGTACCAACTTCTGCTTCAAGCTGTGCTCTTTTTTATACATTGTGTGAATGGCACTGAATGTGTCcactgcaaacaaaacaaaaaactataaattGAAATATGTATTGCTGAAAACATTCTCACAATATGTGACTGACAATGAAATATTGACGCcatgtatttcagaaaaaaaatcgacaaCTTAagatttaaaattcaaatatatttcctaaaaaaaaaaaaaaaaagaggcctACCAAACTGTTCGATGGGCCATGTCTTGAAAAGGAAAGCATTCACATCGTTTTGATACTGATTCAAAGTGTGTAGACCTTGGATAGTTGAAGAGAGGGACTCCAGTTTGTTGActattttttcctgaaaaaaaaaccaaaacaaaacatataaGGGCAGCTGATCATTTGTTGCAGCTGATCATATGTTACACTTTAGTTGAATCAAGTATatgaagttatttttgtttaatggggtatactttcttttcttttgggaGGGTGGTTGTGATTTTTTGCATCATTTTCGACCAGTTGGAAACGATGAGTGTGTGGGTGCGACCTGACCAAAGTCTACAAAACAGTAACTCTTCACAAATAGTGAATTCCATCTTATCCAGTGAGATaagtgtctttttttaaatataaatatctaaaagaaatgaaatgtgtaCCTTTCCTGAGAGAGAGACTGCTCATAGTGTTGACCCAATTCATTCCAATACAACTTACACACTACCCCCACCCCCTACTGAGCCTTGGTTTCTACAGATTTTCCCACTCTCTCTACCCTGAATGAGGATTGCATGTTCAATAATAACTTGCACAGCAGTTCTTACCATTGATCTGCAAACAGCAAGAAGTGCCTCACATTTGGGTTCCAAAGATAAGGGCAAAAAAGAGTTGTTTGTTTGAGAATCATCTGCTACATTCTTAGATCTGAAATATAGTAACATGATTgcacttttattgcaaagtttacATTGTAGTTTTATGGCCTGTAAAACTCTAGCGACCAGTGTCTAGACAGATTAACCCAGATGCTTTTCTGCTTTCAAGATGGTTTTTAAAGGGGGTAAGAGTGTgcgtgggagggggagggtgtaGGAGAGGTGTGTATTCACGTGGGTGAGAGACTGTGTGCAATTTTGGATGTGTATATCTgcaggtgtgtatatatatgtcacaTTCAACATGATCATCATAAATTCACAAAACTACAGGTATTTCTTAAAATGCTCTACATACTGGATATCCATTTTACATGCTGTGATTTCGCTGATAATGGCTGCTCCATCTCTGTTAAGAGCTGTCCATTTCAGAAGAAGATTGTGCACGTCTGCTACTGAGTCCTTTAATTTGCACTGCAATCCCGTCAGTCTATGGCCTTTATCATCACCCAGCTTTGAAGCTAAATTTGTAAACACGGAATAAGAATGGGTTTAGACATGTGTTAAACTGCCTGCAGTACAATAACAGTTACACATAATTATACAATATTAACATATACCATTCATTAAGACATTCCTCACCAGGCGATTTGAAAGGCGAAAAGGAAGAGTCCATCCTAAAAGCGTCCTTCGTGCTTGCAGagaatttaaactttaaaatctcTGGTGTTTGGCATCAAAATGTAAGGGAAGCTATCGTCGCTGCTTCCGATGAAGTTAAAGGGATGTAACTCTAGATGAGAGTGCAAAGGTTAACATTGTTTATTGGTGAGCACGGACTGTCCCTGGTACGAGCAATCCGCGTATATGAACGAAGCTTCTTAACTGAGGCATTTGAATGCTTATAGACGTGATCTGTACTTATTTTAGTCGCATTTCAGCATGTATGATTGTATGTTGATTTTAAGAACTTTCTGTTACGGATATCGTACTTATTCTTATCACGATTATTGCTATAGCTGCACACACCATGAATCAACAGTACAATGCGCTTATTCGTATTTCATACTTTTCTGCTGTCAGTCCAAAAGCAACTGACCTTTTCTTCGCCGATTTTCATTTCTCGATTAGTCGTATGGATCTCACACTTTTTTTTGCGTTTTTCTCGCTGAACACCAAATTAACTGTGctgctttgtctttttaaacCGTGGCTTGGATATTCTGGTTTCAGATTTCTCCTCGGGCACGCTGCACTTTTTCAGCATCTGGCACCTGTTTACCCTGCTTTGTCGTTATAGAGCTATACCAAACAGTCGTGTCCTTCAACGTTTTAATACAATTTCTGCTTGGTGATCATGTGGAAATACTCTTCCGACGATCTTATGTTTCTGATTATTGATCAATTCTGTCTTCGTGTTGTTTTTCAGGGCTTACGCTGGGATATCACGCTATAAAAACTTATATCACGATATAAAACCGAGAACAAACactttattatttccttttaagCTGCAGTTTCCGTATGATCCCCCAAACTTACCTTTCCCGTTTGTGCTGTCTGTGAGATCTTTTCATACTGAGCTTTTCAGATGTGGTTTGTGCGCAGGTTTTCCTGtcttttggtgtgttttttctgtttgtttgctgacataatACACATATGGACACAGCACAGTATATGTCAGCAAAAAACGTACATTTTATGTCTGTCTTACTTTGAATATATTAGCCTTACTCCTGTTAAGCACATCACGCCTTCTGCTAAGTAGGGAAATGCATTATATAAATTCCCTTTATTGTCATTATTTGCTAGATTAGTTTAAAACACCAACTccctttttaaagaaaaaataaaccattttaaaTTAGTCGTTAACAGTTTATGAAAGCTATgagtaattttttgttgttgcagcccCATATAAAATACAGACCAACACAAGTGTGTGATGGATGTGGTAGTTGTTGGAAGTTGCAATGTAGACTTAATCTGGTAAAgtagataaatatttcataaccaGTTAATGAATCAACAATGGGCCATGCATAGATTGGTGTATACCATTATATGTTATCCTATGACGTAATGAACAGACATTCAGATTCAAAATCTCTGTTGAAACAAGCACTGTGTACCTCATTATTCTGTCTAAAGAATAAGATGGAAACATTTGTAGCTGGGAAAACTTATTGGAGTTTATTGGTTAAATGTATAGTGCCACCTCAAGATGTCTATCGATATTAAGAACCTGTTTAGATTTTCATAGTCTAAATATTGTTCTTTTTGATGTCTCAGAAGGTCCTTAAATCATGCTAATCTGAAATTTACACACCATGATAAGCTAGAAGAAACTATTCTAGAATTACAGTCAGCCTcattttctttgctatttaATATTTTGGCATAGTATTATTCATATTGGAACAAA from Pomacea canaliculata isolate SZHN2017 linkage group LG8, ASM307304v1, whole genome shotgun sequence encodes the following:
- the LOC112570035 gene encoding uncharacterized protein LOC112570035 isoform X1, which codes for MADNEQESSMMAEAGNHALDPNTVIETAQDLAEAESESVSEDILHQAFVEAEDFDHSSVPYTVQSDDVTSVTQEIVNTVVTDSSLDPTTATHIVTADGTYATTTYRVVGTLRDGTISIPDELIAQAASASDSTEHVVETSEETTNVMDSVEQQTEFVDAQEHDDQQLQETVENETCDGEQSIGQHALAPVEGIRFTLVTDNQANSAPLGSSQNPIRIIQQGNQYTPVQQLTTEQLQQIMQVVRQQQLARNTQESGASILFNTATNTRIVYRVIYPSELHKGQQSVQQVTSRGTSAGTSAVQIQQTVQMPKRQYRKRGREDEDDKVDGPELSKEEKEERKKHRPRTRSGRVSKPPKHMVKDYKHIHVLDWDEDYDDSDGGYSDYKNSDEEGKERTKERRDMSGDSSLNTDYMLTGLGSTRPKNYRCQQCDKSYIGRAGLGRHYRLNPSHGSLPEETPEEKEKANGLAATENSSVFSTVSINNTSTPAGTIVVTGASSVGSSIGNLSEDSNTQDSIPSSTGATSPVTTRTRRPYRGRGGYRGRWAYYHQTAPLRRKQKLKELIKTCEDEDLMEVVLPRLVKVITPWEFMLMKIESDGSAQPRVDQIYREFYALHKHVRRVCQECLHPSSCKQNGLHGDNSKDSTVHMLKLEDAAVAQSLGFETGMYEVREMPEHEQSPFRYKYLTSDPNGPAGTPAENRTIQVVTPEELVSQQPSRRQKVTSLLNPSGTTGLVPATVTASSLLTSIASNQALTGNVVKQEQSKTGIMHSVAIQHHGTPAKQSQRQQQQRLILPGSSVSILNTASRTVSPRSVTTVVPANQQVIMVKSASLHSPQILAVSSPGVSSNPPSSTEIPLSQAANLVTVVPSTLTSNSLSLLQQTSCDVTSDISSMAPVDFMDTSGDSPVSSVSCLSSANSSGVIAVVSGSSLPNGLADSEVLNMSGRIKINGVSERDRVLMGSVLSDIPASSDCGDSVLLTSNAQDSSSSSGAINSLSESNTNCAVEVKCENGDMYATDSSCHLQVLQQETAETTLITNVDSSEHITSLDGQLNGDVHLMETENCVQDMALEDPHHLMVENSEGQVVGEDEGEGVVVATEQQASLFQTEDGILIIQNPDGTTFQLQGAQGIPLETVQALLAMEGHFESGDQIQTELQQ
- the LOC112570037 gene encoding cyclin-dependent kinase 2-interacting protein-like, which encodes MDSSFSPFKSPASKLGDDKGHRLTGLQCKLKDSVADVHNLLLKWTALNRDGAAIISEITACKMDIQSKNVADDSQTNNSFLPLSLEPKCEALLAVCRSMEKIVNKLESLSSTIQGLHTLNQYQNDVNAFLFKTWPIEQFVDTFSAIHTMYKKEHSLKQKLVQFVAHAETRNTLMFYLSAWSHEPYLNCNDLLESLLFETGHR
- the LOC112570035 gene encoding uncharacterized protein LOC112570035 isoform X2, which produces MADNEQESSMMAEAGNHALDPNTVIETAQDLAEAESESVSEDILHQAFVEAEDFDHSSVPYTVQSDDVTSVTQEIVNTVVTDSSLDPTTATHIVTADGTYATTTYRVVGTLRDGTISIPDELIAQAASASDSTEHVVETSEETTNVMDSVEQQTEFVDAQEHDDQQLQETVENETCDGEQSIGQHALAPVEGIRFTLVTDNQANSAPLGSSQNPIRIIQQGNQYTPVQQLTTEQLQQIMQVVRQQQLARNTQESGASILFNTATNTRIVYRVIYPSELHKGQQSVQQVTSRGTSAGTSAVQIQQTVQMPKRQYRKRGREDEDDKVDGPELSKEEKEERKKHRPRTRSGRVSKPPKHMVKDYKHIHVLDWDEDYDDSDGGYSDYKNSDEEGKERTKERRDMSGDSSLNTGLGSTRPKNYRCQQCDKSYIGRAGLGRHYRLNPSHGSLPEETPEEKEKANGLAATENSSVFSTVSINNTSTPAGTIVVTGASSVGSSIGNLSEDSNTQDSIPSSTGATSPVTTRTRRPYRGRGGYRGRWAYYHQTAPLRRKQKLKELIKTCEDEDLMEVVLPRLVKVITPWEFMLMKIESDGSAQPRVDQIYREFYALHKHVRRVCQECLHPSSCKQNGLHGDNSKDSTVHMLKLEDAAVAQSLGFETGMYEVREMPEHEQSPFRYKYLTSDPNGPAGTPAENRTIQVVTPEELVSQQPSRRQKVTSLLNPSGTTGLVPATVTASSLLTSIASNQALTGNVVKQEQSKTGIMHSVAIQHHGTPAKQSQRQQQQRLILPGSSVSILNTASRTVSPRSVTTVVPANQQVIMVKSASLHSPQILAVSSPGVSSNPPSSTEIPLSQAANLVTVVPSTLTSNSLSLLQQTSCDVTSDISSMAPVDFMDTSGDSPVSSVSCLSSANSSGVIAVVSGSSLPNGLADSEVLNMSGRIKINGVSERDRVLMGSVLSDIPASSDCGDSVLLTSNAQDSSSSSGAINSLSESNTNCAVEVKCENGDMYATDSSCHLQVLQQETAETTLITNVDSSEHITSLDGQLNGDVHLMETENCVQDMALEDPHHLMVENSEGQVVGEDEGEGVVVATEQQASLFQTEDGILIIQNPDGTTFQLQGAQGIPLETVQALLAMEGHFESGDQIQTELQQ